The Cyanobacteriota bacterium genome includes a window with the following:
- a CDS encoding Uma2 family endonuclease, producing the protein MGEQVLISDDIAIPDVTDWVTEDDTPVDNFASEKQQRLLVSSLYSSLKEQVFLAAANVGIYHTAGQPAIVPDVFVSFDVQVPDNWWEKQHRCYLVWNFGKPPEIAIEIVSNQVGDELGDKYQIYEHMRVSYYVVYDPNQQLGEQTLYIYELRGRRYVELENHWLDQVGLGLTLWQGEFEERHDTWLRWYGSQGESTPDRERAIFLTGDEIAAQERQRAEQERQRAEQERQRAEQERQRAEQERQRADRAEQVQRAAIAQLRAMGMAPQQIADTLGLSLPDVEQMTVRDS; encoded by the coding sequence ATGGGTGAACAAGTGCTAATCTCTGACGACATTGCTATCCCCGATGTTACTGATTGGGTCACCGAGGACGATACCCCCGTGGATAACTTCGCGTCTGAAAAACAACAGCGCCTCTTAGTGAGTTCCCTCTACAGTTCCTTAAAGGAGCAGGTTTTTCTAGCGGCGGCCAATGTAGGCATCTATCACACTGCGGGTCAGCCTGCGATCGTGCCCGATGTGTTTGTTAGTTTTGATGTGCAAGTTCCCGATAACTGGTGGGAAAAACAACATCGCTGCTATCTCGTTTGGAACTTTGGCAAACCACCAGAAATTGCCATTGAAATTGTCTCTAACCAGGTCGGCGATGAACTGGGAGATAAGTACCAGATTTATGAGCACATGCGGGTAAGCTATTACGTAGTGTATGACCCCAACCAGCAGTTAGGAGAGCAAACCCTCTACATCTATGAACTACGGGGACGACGCTACGTAGAATTGGAGAACCACTGGTTAGACCAAGTAGGTTTGGGGCTAACGCTATGGCAGGGAGAGTTTGAGGAACGGCATGATACGTGGTTGCGCTGGTATGGATCCCAGGGCGAGTCTACACCCGATCGCGAGAGAGCCATCTTTTTGACTGGAGATGAAATAGCAGCGCAAGAACGGCAGCGGGCTGAGCAAGAACGGCAGCGGGCTGAGCAAGAACGGCAGCGGGCTGAGCAAGAACGACAGCGGGCTGAGCAAGAACGGCAACGGGCAGACCGGGCTGAACAGGTACAACGAGCAGCGATCGCACAGCTACGGGCCATGGGTATGGCACCACAACAAATCGCAGATACCCTTGGATTGTCACTGCCAGATGTCGAACAAATGACAGTTCGCGATTCCTGA